A single region of the Glycine max cultivar Williams 82 chromosome 20, Glycine_max_v4.0, whole genome shotgun sequence genome encodes:
- the LOC100795872 gene encoding 2-hydroxyisoflavanone dehydratase-like protein produces the protein MASPNPKEIVAEIPTYIRVFSDGTVERPRETPFVPPSIDDPQTGVSSKDIVISQNPLVSARIYLPKLTTINQVPILVFFHGGGFFFESAFSQLYHHHFNTFVSQTNCIVVSVEYRLAPEHPLPACYLDCWEALKWVASHSSENSPINAEQWLISHGNFQRVFIGGDSAGGNIVHNIAMRAGTEPLPCGVKLLGAIFAHPYFCSSYPIGSEPVTGHEQSLPYVVWDFVYPSVPGGIDNPMVNPVAPGAPSLAELGCSKIIVCVASEDKLRDRGVWYYEAVKKSGWKGDLELFEENGEDHVYHIFHPESENATKLIKRLGLFLNE, from the coding sequence ATGGCTTCCCCAAACCCAAAAGAGATCGTTGCAGAGATTCCTACCTATATCAGAGTCTTCAGCGACGGCACCGTGGAAAGGCCAAGAGAAACACCCTTTGTGCCACCCTCAATTGATGACCCTCAAACCGGAGTCTCATCCAAAGACATCGTCATCTCACAAAACCCCTTAGTCTCTGCTCGAATTTACCTTCCAAAACTTACCACAATAAATCAAGTTCCCATCTTGGTCTTCTTTCACGGTGGTGGCTTCTTTTTCGAATCCGCTTTCTCCCAACTCTACCACCACCACTTCAACACCTTCGTTTCCCAAACAAATTGCATAGTAGTCTCCGTGGAGTACAGGCTCGCCCCGGAGCACCCTCTCCCCGCATGTTACCTCGATTGTTGGGAAGCTCTCAAATGGGTCGCATCCCATTCCAGCGAAAATAGCCCCATCAACGCAGAACAGTGGTTAATTAGCCACGGCAATTTCCAAAGAGTTTTCATTGGAGGTGACAGTGCAGGTGGCAACATCGTTCACAACATTGCCATGCGTGCTGGCACTGAGCCTTTACCTTGTGGTGTTAAGTTACTAGGAGCTATTTTCGCCCACCCTTACTTCTGCAGCTCATACCCAATTGGGTCAGAACCTGTTACAGGGCATGAACAGAGTTTACCCTATGTGGTTTGGGATTTTGTTTACCCTTCTGTACCCGGTGGCATTGATAACCCTATGGTCAACCCAGTGGCTCCTGGGGCGCCTAGTTTGGCTGAATTGGGGTGTTCCAAGATTATTGTGTGTGTGGCTAGCGAGGATAAACTAAGGGATAGAGGGGTTTGGTACTATGAAGCTGTGAAGAAGAGTGGGTGGAAAGGGGATCTGGAGTTGTTTGAGGAGAATGGTGAGGATCATGTTTATCATATCTTCCATCCGGAATCTGAGAATGCCACGAAGTTGATCAAACGCTTGGGTTTGTTTCTGAATGAGTAG
- the LOC100796391 gene encoding ARM REPEAT PROTEIN INTERACTING WITH ABF2 isoform X3, with product MELQRRQDQSLSQRKGQKRKLDEEQHHEDRQILPAPPTADERAALLSDVAEQVSILESTFTWNEADRSAAKRATHALADLAKNEDVVNVIVEGGAIPALVKHLQAPPLSDLVQHPLPFEHEVEKGSAFALGLLAVKRHRNGLTSRAINSLIRRAADAITNLAHENSNIKTRVRMEGGIPPLAHLLDFADAKVQRAAAGALRTLAFKNDENKNQIVECNALPTLILMLRSEDAAVHYEAVGVIGNLVHSSPNIKKEVLLAGALQPVIGLLSSCCSESQREAALLLGQFAATDSDCKVHIVQRGAVRPLIEMLQSPDVQLREMSAFALGRLAQDPHNQAGIAHNGGLVPLLKLLDSKNGSLQHNAAFALYGLADNEDNVSDFIRVGGVQRLQDGEFIVQATKDCVAKTLKRLEEKIHGRVLNHLLYLMRASEKGCQRQVALALAHLCSSDDQRIIFIDHYGLELLIGLLGSSSSKQQLDGAVALSKLANKALTLSPVDAAPPSPTPQVYLGEQYVNNATLSDVTFLVEGKRFYAHRICLLASSDAFRAMFDGGYTEKEARDIEIPNIRWEVFELMMRFVYCGSVDVTLDIALDLLRAANQYLLEGLKRLCEYTIAQDISPENVSSMYELSEAFNAISLRHACILFILEQFDKLSSRPGHSLLIQRIIPEIRNYFVKALTKANSHDNQL from the exons ATGGAACTTCAGAGGCGCCAAGATCAGAGCCTCTCCCAGCGGAAGGGCCAGAAACGGAAGCTCGACGAGGAGCAGCACCACGAGGACCGCCAGATCTTGCCGGCGCCGCCCACCGCCGACGAGCGCGCCGCACTCCTATCCGACGTCGCCGAACAGGTGAGCATCCTCGAGTCGACTTTCACGTGGAACGAAGCGGACAGATCCGCGGCCAAGCGCGCCACTCACGCGCTCGCCGATCTCGCGAAGAATG AGGATGTGGTGAACGTGATTGTTGAAGGAGGCGCGATTCCGGCGTTGGTGAAGCATCTTCAAGCGCCGCCTCTCAGTGACCTTGTCCAGCATCCGTTGCCGTTTGAGCACGAGGTTGAGAAAGGGAGCGCTTTCGCACTAGGACTTCTTGCCGTCAAG AGGCACAGGAATGGCTTAACTTCTCGTGCTATTAATAGTCTCATTCGTAGGGCAGCAGATGCTATTACTAATCTTGCTCATGAGAACAGCAACATTAAAACCCGTGTCAG GATGGAAGGTGGAATTCCACCACTTGCTCATTTGCTTGATTTTGCTGATGCAAAGGTGCAAAGAGCAGCTGCTGGTGCTCTGCGAACCCTGGCttttaaaaatgatgaaaataaaaatcag ATAGTCGAATGCAATGCTCTTCCAACTTTGATTCTAATGCTACGTTCTGAAGATGCTGCTGTTCATTATGAAGCG GTTGGTGTGATTGGAAATTTAGTCCACTCTTCACCTAATATAAAGAAAGAAGTTCTTCTCGCTGGAGCTTTACAACCAGTTATTGGATTACTTAG TTCCTGCTGCTCTGAAAGCCAGAGAGAAGCAGCCTTGTTACTTGGACAATTTGCAGCAACTGATTCAGACTGCAAG GTTCACATTGTACAGAGAGGTGCTGTCCGACCTTTGATAGAGATGCTTCAGTCTCCTGATGTACAACTCAGGGAAATGTCTGCTTTTGCATTGGGAAGATTGGCCcag GACCCACATAACCAGGCTGGTATTGCACACAATGGTGGCTTAGTGCCGTTGCTCAAGCTTCTTGACTCAAAAAATGGGTCTTTGCAACATAATGCTGCTTTTGCTCTTTATGGCCTTGCAGATAATGAG GATAATGTGTCCGATTTCATTAGGGTAGGTGGAGTTCAAAGACTGCAGGATGGAGAATTTATTGTTCAA GCAACTAAAGATTGTGTAGCCAAAACGTTGAAAAGATTAGAGGAGAAGATTCATGGTCGT GTGCTGAACCATTTGTTATATCTCATGCGAGCTTCAGAAAAGGGCTGTCAAAGACAAGTTGCTTTGGCTCTTGCACATCTTTGCTCTTCAGATGATCAGAGAATAATTTTTATCGATCACTATG GTCTTGAGTTGCTTATTGGGCTTCTTGGCTCATCTAGCTCTAAGCAGCAACTTGATGGTGCTGTAGCTTTAAGCAAGTTAGCCAATAAAGCCTTGACCTTGTCTCCTGTGGATGCTGCTCCTCCTTCTCCAACACCACAG GTCTATTTAGGAGAGCAGTATGTAAACAATGCTACATTGTCTGACGTTACATTTTTGGTTGAAG GCAAACGATTTTATGCTCATCGAATTTGTCTTCTTGCATCATCAGATGCATTTCGTGCAATGTTTGATGGTGGTTACACG GAGAAGGAGGCAAGGGACATAGAGATTCCAAATATTAGATGGGAGGTTTTTGAGTTGATGATGAG ATTTGTATATTGTGGATCAGTTGATGTCACTCTGGATATTGCTCTAGATCTTCTCCGAGCAGCCAATCAATATCTTTTGGAAGGACTTAAGAGACTCTGTGAGTACACAATTGCACAG GATATATCGCCAGAGAATGTGTCAAGTATGTATGAACTTTCAGAAGCCTTCAATGCAATATCATTGAGGCATGCATGCATCCTTTTTATCTTGGAGCAATTTGATAAATTGAGTTCAAGGCCAGG GCACTCTCTTCTGATTCAGCGCATAATACCAGAGATCCGCAATTACTTTGTTAAAGCTCTTACAAAGGCCAACTCTCATGACAACCAACTGTAG
- the LOC100796391 gene encoding ARM REPEAT PROTEIN INTERACTING WITH ABF2 isoform X1 translates to MELQRRQDQSLSQRKGQKRKLDEEQHHEDRQILPAPPTADERAALLSDVAEQVSILESTFTWNEADRSAAKRATHALADLAKNEDVVNVIVEGGAIPALVKHLQAPPLSDLVQHPLPFEHEVEKGSAFALGLLAVKPEHQQLIVDSSALTHLVDLLKRHRNGLTSRAINSLIRRAADAITNLAHENSNIKTRVRMEGGIPPLAHLLDFADAKVQRAAAGALRTLAFKNDENKNQIVECNALPTLILMLRSEDAAVHYEAVGVIGNLVHSSPNIKKEVLLAGALQPVIGLLSSCCSESQREAALLLGQFAATDSDCKVHIVQRGAVRPLIEMLQSPDVQLREMSAFALGRLAQDPHNQAGIAHNGGLVPLLKLLDSKNGSLQHNAAFALYGLADNEDNVSDFIRVGGVQRLQDGEFIVQATKDCVAKTLKRLEEKIHGRVLNHLLYLMRASEKGCQRQVALALAHLCSSDDQRIIFIDHYGLELLIGLLGSSSSKQQLDGAVALSKLANKALTLSPVDAAPPSPTPQVYLGEQYVNNATLSDVTFLVEGKRFYAHRICLLASSDAFRAMFDGGYTEKEARDIEIPNIRWEVFELMMRFVYCGSVDVTLDIALDLLRAANQYLLEGLKRLCEYTIAQDISPENVSSMYELSEAFNAISLRHACILFILEQFDKLSSRPGHSLLIQRIIPEIRNYFVKALTKANSHDNQL, encoded by the exons ATGGAACTTCAGAGGCGCCAAGATCAGAGCCTCTCCCAGCGGAAGGGCCAGAAACGGAAGCTCGACGAGGAGCAGCACCACGAGGACCGCCAGATCTTGCCGGCGCCGCCCACCGCCGACGAGCGCGCCGCACTCCTATCCGACGTCGCCGAACAGGTGAGCATCCTCGAGTCGACTTTCACGTGGAACGAAGCGGACAGATCCGCGGCCAAGCGCGCCACTCACGCGCTCGCCGATCTCGCGAAGAATG AGGATGTGGTGAACGTGATTGTTGAAGGAGGCGCGATTCCGGCGTTGGTGAAGCATCTTCAAGCGCCGCCTCTCAGTGACCTTGTCCAGCATCCGTTGCCGTTTGAGCACGAGGTTGAGAAAGGGAGCGCTTTCGCACTAGGACTTCTTGCCGTCAAG CCTGAACATCAGCAGCTGATTGTTGACAGTAGTGCTTTAACTCATCTTGTTGATCTTTTGAAGAGGCACAGGAATGGCTTAACTTCTCGTGCTATTAATAGTCTCATTCGTAGGGCAGCAGATGCTATTACTAATCTTGCTCATGAGAACAGCAACATTAAAACCCGTGTCAG GATGGAAGGTGGAATTCCACCACTTGCTCATTTGCTTGATTTTGCTGATGCAAAGGTGCAAAGAGCAGCTGCTGGTGCTCTGCGAACCCTGGCttttaaaaatgatgaaaataaaaatcag ATAGTCGAATGCAATGCTCTTCCAACTTTGATTCTAATGCTACGTTCTGAAGATGCTGCTGTTCATTATGAAGCG GTTGGTGTGATTGGAAATTTAGTCCACTCTTCACCTAATATAAAGAAAGAAGTTCTTCTCGCTGGAGCTTTACAACCAGTTATTGGATTACTTAG TTCCTGCTGCTCTGAAAGCCAGAGAGAAGCAGCCTTGTTACTTGGACAATTTGCAGCAACTGATTCAGACTGCAAG GTTCACATTGTACAGAGAGGTGCTGTCCGACCTTTGATAGAGATGCTTCAGTCTCCTGATGTACAACTCAGGGAAATGTCTGCTTTTGCATTGGGAAGATTGGCCcag GACCCACATAACCAGGCTGGTATTGCACACAATGGTGGCTTAGTGCCGTTGCTCAAGCTTCTTGACTCAAAAAATGGGTCTTTGCAACATAATGCTGCTTTTGCTCTTTATGGCCTTGCAGATAATGAG GATAATGTGTCCGATTTCATTAGGGTAGGTGGAGTTCAAAGACTGCAGGATGGAGAATTTATTGTTCAA GCAACTAAAGATTGTGTAGCCAAAACGTTGAAAAGATTAGAGGAGAAGATTCATGGTCGT GTGCTGAACCATTTGTTATATCTCATGCGAGCTTCAGAAAAGGGCTGTCAAAGACAAGTTGCTTTGGCTCTTGCACATCTTTGCTCTTCAGATGATCAGAGAATAATTTTTATCGATCACTATG GTCTTGAGTTGCTTATTGGGCTTCTTGGCTCATCTAGCTCTAAGCAGCAACTTGATGGTGCTGTAGCTTTAAGCAAGTTAGCCAATAAAGCCTTGACCTTGTCTCCTGTGGATGCTGCTCCTCCTTCTCCAACACCACAG GTCTATTTAGGAGAGCAGTATGTAAACAATGCTACATTGTCTGACGTTACATTTTTGGTTGAAG GCAAACGATTTTATGCTCATCGAATTTGTCTTCTTGCATCATCAGATGCATTTCGTGCAATGTTTGATGGTGGTTACACG GAGAAGGAGGCAAGGGACATAGAGATTCCAAATATTAGATGGGAGGTTTTTGAGTTGATGATGAG ATTTGTATATTGTGGATCAGTTGATGTCACTCTGGATATTGCTCTAGATCTTCTCCGAGCAGCCAATCAATATCTTTTGGAAGGACTTAAGAGACTCTGTGAGTACACAATTGCACAG GATATATCGCCAGAGAATGTGTCAAGTATGTATGAACTTTCAGAAGCCTTCAATGCAATATCATTGAGGCATGCATGCATCCTTTTTATCTTGGAGCAATTTGATAAATTGAGTTCAAGGCCAGG GCACTCTCTTCTGATTCAGCGCATAATACCAGAGATCCGCAATTACTTTGTTAAAGCTCTTACAAAGGCCAACTCTCATGACAACCAACTGTAG
- the LOC100796391 gene encoding ARM REPEAT PROTEIN INTERACTING WITH ABF2 isoform X2 has translation MELQRRQDQSLSQRKGQKRKLDEEQHHEDRQILPAPPTADERAALLSDVAEQVSILESTFTWNEADRSAAKRATHALADLAKNEDVVNVIVEGGAIPALVKHLQAPPLSDLVQHPLPFEHEVEKGSAFALGLLAVKPEHQQLIVDSSALTHLVDLLKRHRNGLTSRAINSLIRRAADAITNLAHENSNIKTRVRMEGGIPPLAHLLDFADAKVQRAAAGALRTLAFKNDENKNQIVECNALPTLILMLRSEDAAVHYEAVGVIGNLVHSSPNIKKEVLLAGALQPVIGLLSSCCSESQREAALLLGQFAATDSDCKVHIVQRGAVRPLIEMLQSPDVQLREMSAFALGRLAQDPHNQAGIAHNGGLVPLLKLLDSKNGSLQHNAAFALYGLADNEDNVSDFIRVGGVQRLQDGEFIVQATKDCVAKTLKRLEEKIHGRVLNHLLYLMRASEKGCQRQVALALAHLCSSDDQRIIFIDHYGLELLIGLLGSSSSKQQLDGAVALSKLANKALTLSPVDAAPPSPTPQVYLGEQYVNNATLSDVTFLVEGKRFYAHRICLLASSDAFRAMFDGGYTEKEARDIEIPNIRWEVFELMMRFVYCGSVDVTLDIALDLLRAANQYLLEGLKRLCEYTIAQDISPENVSSMYELSEAFNAISLRHACILFILEQFDKLSSRPGHSLLIQRIIPEIRNYFVKALTKANSHDNQL, from the exons ATGGAACTTCAGAGGCGCCAAGATCAGAGCCTCTCCCAGCGGAAGGGCCAGAAACGGAAGCTCGACGAGGAGCAGCACCACGAGGACCGCCAGATCTTGCCGGCGCCGCCCACCGCCGACGAGCGCGCCGCACTCCTATCCGACGTCGCCGAACAGGTGAGCATCCTCGAGTCGACTTTCACGTGGAACGAAGCGGACAGATCCGCGGCCAAGCGCGCCACTCACGCGCTCGCCGATCTCGCGAAGAATG AGGATGTGGTGAACGTGATTGTTGAAGGAGGCGCGATTCCGGCGTTGGTGAAGCATCTTCAAGCGCCGCCTCTCAGTGACCTTGTCCAGCATCCGTTGCCGTTTGAGCACGAGGTTGAGAAAGGGAGCGCTTTCGCACTAGGACTTCTTGCCGTCAAG CCTGAACATCAGCAGCTGATTGTTGACAGTAGTGCTTTAACTCATCTTGTTGATCTTTTGAAGAGGCACAGGAATGGCTTAACTTCTCGTGCTATTAATAGTCTCATTCGTAGGGCAGCAGATGCTATTACTAATCTTGCTCATGAGAACAGCAACATTAAAACCCGTGTCAG GATGGAAGGTGGAATTCCACCACTTGCTCATTTGCTTGATTTTGCTGATGCAAAGGTGCAAAGAGCAGCTGCTGGTGCTCTGCGAACCCTGGCttttaaaaatgatgaaaataaaaatcag ATAGTCGAATGCAATGCTCTTCCAACTTTGATTCTAATGCTACGTTCTGAAGATGCTGCTGTTCATTATGAAGCG GTTGGTGTGATTGGAAATTTAGTCCACTCTTCACCTAATATAAAGAAAGAAGTTCTTCTCGCTGGAGCTTTACAACCAGTTATTGGATTACTTAG TTCCTGCTGCTCTGAAAGCCAGAGAGAAGCAGCCTTGTTACTTGGACAATTTGCAGCAACTGATTCAGACTGCAAG GTTCACATTGTACAGAGAGGTGCTGTCCGACCTTTGATAGAGATGCTTCAGTCTCCTGATGTACAACTCAGGGAAATGTCTGCTTTTGCATTGGGAAGATTGGCCcag GACCCACATAACCAGGCTGGTATTGCACACAATGGTGGCTTAGTGCCGTTGCTCAAGCTTCTTGACTCAAAAAATGGGTCTTTGCAACATAATGCTGCTTTTGCTCTTTATGGCCTTGCAGATAATGAG GATAATGTGTCCGATTTCATTAGGGTAGGTGGAGTTCAAAGACTGCAGGATGGAGAATTTATTGTTCAA GCAACTAAAGATTGTGTAGCCAAAACGTTGAAAAGATTAGAGGAGAAGATTCATGGTCGT GTGCTGAACCATTTGTTATATCTCATGCGAGCTTCAGAAAAGGGCTGTCAAAGACAAGTTGCTTTGGCTCTTGCACATCTTTGCTCTTCAGATGATCAGAGAATAATTTTTATCGATCACTATG GTCTTGAGTTGCTTATTGGGCTTCTTGGCTCATCTAGCTCTAAGCAGCAACTTGATGGTGCTGTAGCTTTAAGCAAGTTAGCCAATAAAGCCTTGACCTTGTCTCCTGTGGATGCTGCTCCTCCTTCTCCAACACCACAG GTCTATTTAGGAGAGCAGTATGTAAACAATGCTACATTGTCTGACGTTACATTTTTGGTTGAAG GCAAACGATTTTATGCTCATCGAATTTGTCTTCTTGCATCATCAGATGCATTTCGTGCAATGTTTGATGGTGGTTACACG GAGAAGGAGGCAAGGGACATAGAGATTCCAAATATTAGATGGGAGGTTTTTGAGTTGATGATGAG ATTTGTATATTGTGGATCAGTTGATGTCACTCTGGATATTGCTCTAGATCTTCTCCGAGCAGCCAATCAATATCTTTTGGAAGGACTTAAGAGACTCTGTGAGTACACAATTGCACAG GATATATCGCCAGAGAATGTGTCAAGTATGTATGAACTTTCAGAAGCCTTCAATGCAATATCATTGAGGCATGCATGCATCCTTTTTATCTTGGAGCAATTTGATAAATTGAGTTCAAGGCCAGG GCACTCTCTTCTGATTCAGCGCATAATACCAGAGATCCGCAATTACTTTGTTAAAGCTCTTACAAAGGCCAACTCTCATGACAACCAACTGTA